A genomic segment from Drosophila miranda strain MSH22 chromosome 3, D.miranda_PacBio2.1, whole genome shotgun sequence encodes:
- the LOC108158472 gene encoding transient receptor potential cation channel trpm isoform X8, producing the protein MVVVDSPLAPQKYLRRISKDFSTVRRYSNTPGSVSTATAVRVSTSAFIAAEAGAHLATNTPLDTPVATPRGIRKRRRMRKRSSVSSTLSKVLILNVRDLLKAHAASEHPKEHQPRSWIETNFQKRECIKFIPCPKDNTRCCCGQAQITHQTIQGIESGSPGDLWLPTKHTRPQPTDAYGTIEFQGGAHPTKAQYVRLSFDTRPELLVQLFTKEWNLELPKLLITVQGGKANFDLQAKLKKEIRKGLLKAAKTTGAWIFTGGTNTGVTKQVGDALLLEGQQRTGRVVSIGIAPWGIVERNHELLGHNREVPCHSISSPRSKLAVLNNRHAYFLLVDNGTQAKYGAELILRRKLEKFISNLKLHPFTHSSTPVVCLVIEGGTNTIRAVLEYVTDSPPVPVVVCDGSGRAADLLAFVHKYASDGEEQPVLESMRDYLIGTIQKTFEVGLDQAEKLYQELLQCTRNKNLITVFRIQEKPEGEAQELDQTILTALFKSQHLSPPEQLSLALTWNRVDIARSEIFVYGQEWPHGALDEAMMQALEHDRIDFVKLLLENGVSMKKFLTIPRLEELYNTKHGPANTLGYILRDVRPHIPKGYIYTLHDIGLVINKLMGGAYRSYYTRRKFRPIYAKVMNSYANACRKSSTYQYQRYAGANSLSLVTGLLPFTSEMALFEFPFNELLIWAVLTKRQQMALLMWTHGEEALAKSLVSCKLYKAMAHEAAEDDLDTEIYEELRSYAKEFESKGNKLLDFSYRQDAEKAQRLLTCELHSWSNQSCLSLAVAANHRALLAHPCSQVILADLWMGGLRTRKNTNFKVILGLVMPLYIRQLDFKSKEELQQMPQTEEEHLENQNLDNDDSDRSQPDAESALLKAKRSISLRYRMGANTYNREKALLADTYSVRDTKVHENGKVNLTAGAEEPPSNVSLTDSDPAQFREFFNLSEYNEIKQHQPLRLKKKFHEFYTAPITKFWADSIAYMFFLIMFSFTVLVKMGPVPRWQEWYSIAYITTLGFEKVREIISSEPVAITHKFSVWAWNMWNPCDGAAIILFLIGLAFRFRPNTMDIGRVIYCVDSIYWYLRILNILGVNKYLGPLVTMMGKMVKNMIYFVVLLAVVLMSFGVSRQAILYPNSEPTWRLIREVTYQPYFMLYGEVFADDIDPPCGEDPRQPACVTGHWVTPITMSMYLLIANILLINLLIAVFNNIFNEVNSVSHQVWMFQRFTVVMEYQQKPVLPPPFIAFCHFYSLLKYCVRKAKGLEVQRDNGLKLFLEKDDLERLYDFEEECVEGFFHEQEIILNQSTDERVKNTTDRVETMSQKIEDINQKENIQTATVQNIEFRLRKMEESSEQILSHLAVIHRFMSTHTVGTDDMRGSAINIPAEIHRIRTISMSDTDGGGGSSGNGGGGGGGAAVPLVLGAGLNVNSLQVTNRRRFNRSLTEVRPDAYILDEGTHFEVVPLPEEPDEVVKSREALNEQVVRKASMQSEADSDIYLPLSQRPSTCETVKRTPYVTVRQDTGASTESKDTLTPLGTNDDDQTLVGGDNSDDAAPDINFEAARHRALRQRTVSLCRRNSETYSLAGADINRSHISLNQLTMLSRRQMSLTQSEPDSDKDAPPAAAGSTHPASLDRPKTEMSRAEAAALQEKKHLKECEENDYRILEGLFEARGSIDASAEAFESVISVDYSHRYPLRRETAVELSPSKPSAEVDLMGGGGGGGDSSDTSGAGSCSAMGAVSSGFQLKNERPWQRNSSMEQQTYPSPLVPSRATSDFLNPPFESSGRLFKKSSESLQKNSSTETDYSAHPYRFIKQSSNETNTSLTGSYNVDTPSLTAEPSLDACDSHSATGISISVGAAGGTAARYQPIRTTSIGAADGRQLRDESSSSLQSPELGVQCSAPVTMQAPPAVPTRPMLLKKQFSLDKGKPQQAQITAEAMAIPESGLDAATVSQARVKLISSLKPQSHTSKLGMNVLKESSSSTEGSRDGEGLSTTSSAKNSNPALSIPQISTHLVQDEIAKLSSNIKSSTESEKDPPYNETMC; encoded by the exons ATGGTTGTTGTCGACTCGCCGCTGGCGCCTCAAAAATACCTGCGTCGCATCTCAAAAGACTTCTCCACCGTGCGTCGGTATAGCAACACGCCAGGCTCCGTTTCCACAGCCACCGCTGTGCGGGTCTCCACCTCCGCCTTTATTGCCGCCGAGGCTGGGGCCCATTTGGCAACGAACACGCCCCTGGACACTCCTGTAGCTACGCCCCGTGGAATCCGCAAGCGGAGGCGGATGCGTAAGCGCTCCTCGGTCTCATCGACGCTATCCAAAGTTCTGATTCTCAACGTGCGAGATCTGCTGAAGGCCCACGCCGCCAGCGAACATCCCAAAGAG CATCAGCCGCGCAGTTGGATCGAGACAAATTTTCAGAAGCGCGAGTGCATCAAGTTCATACCATGCCCAAAGGACAACACAAG GTGCTGCTGCGGCCAGGCCCAAATCACGCATCAGACCATACAGGGCATCGAGAGCGGCTCGCCGGGGGACCTCTGGCTGCCGACGAAGCACACCCGACCACAGCCCACGGACGCCTATGGAACGATTGAGTTCCAAGGCGGTGCCCATCCCACAAAGGCTCAG TACGTTCGTTTGTCCTTCGACACTCGTCCAGAGCTGCTGGTGCAGCTGTTCACAAAGGAATGGAACCTGGAACTGCCGAAACTTCTGATCACCGTCCAAGGCGGCAAGGCCAACTTTGATTTGCAGGCGAAGCTAAAGAAG GAGATACGCAAAGGACTGCTGAAGGCGGCCAAGACCACGGGAGCGTGGATATTCACCGGCGGCACCAACACCG GGGTCACCAAGCAAGTGGGCGACGCCCTGCTCCTGGAGGGTCAGCAACGGACTGGGCGTGTGGTCAGCATCGGCATTGCCCCCTGGGGCATAGTCGAGCGCAATCATGAGCTGCTGGGGCACAATCGGGAGGTGCCTTGCCACAGCATTAGTTCGCCCAG ATCGAAATTGGCCGTGCTAAACAATCGGCACGCCTACTTCCTGCTAGTCGACAATGGGACCCAGGCGAAGTACGGGGCTGAATTGATTTTGCGGCGGAAGCTGGAGAAGTTCATATCGAACCTGAAGCTGCATCCAT TCACACATTCCAGTACGCCCGTCGTCTGCCTGGTGATCGAAGGCGGCACCAACACCATACGTGCGGTGCTCGAGTACGTGACGGACTCGCCGCCGGTGCCCGTAGTGGTGTGCGATGGATCCGGGCGTGCCGCCGACCTGCTCGCCTTCGTCCACAA ATATGCCTCGGACGGAGAGGAGCAGCCTGTGCTGGAGTCGATGAGGGATTATCTAATTGGAACCATACAGAAAACCTTCGAGGTGGGCCTGGACCAGGCCGAGAAACTCTACCAGGAGCTGCTGCAGTGCACGCGCAACAAGAACCTG ATTACCGTCTTTCGCATACAGGAAAAGCCCGAGGGCGAGGCGCAGGAGCTGGATCAGACCATTCTAACGGCCCTCTTCAAGTCGCAGCATCTCAGCCCTCCAGAGCAATTGAGTTTGGCACTGACATGGAACCGGGTGGACATAGCACGCAGCGAGATATTTGTCTACGGCCAGGAATGGCCCCACG GCGCCCTGGATGAAGCCATGATGCAGGCCCTGGAACACGATAGAATCGATTTTGTCAAATTACTTTTGGAGAACGGCGTTTCAATGAAGAAATTTTTAACAATACCGCGCCTCGAGGAGCTCTACAACACAAAGCACGGCCCGGCCAACACACTGGG GTACATTCTGCGCGATGTGCGGCCCCACATACCCAAGGGCTACATTTACACTCTCCACGACATTGGCCTGGTGATCAATAAACTGATGGGCGGCGCCTACCG GTCCTATTACACGCGCCGCAAGTTCCGTCCCATCTACGCCAAGGTCATGAACAGCTATGCCAACGCCTGCCGGAAGTCCTCGACATATCAATACCAAAGGTATGCGGGAGCCAATTCACTAAGTCTGGTGACGGGACTGCTGCCGTTTACCTCGGAGATGGCGCTGTTCGAGTTCCCGTTCAACGAGCTGCTG ATTTGGGCCGTTCTGACCAAGCGGCAGCAAATGGCTCTGCTCATGTGGACGCACGGCGAGGAGGCACTAGCCAAGTCACTGGTTTCCTGCAAACTTTACAAGGCCATGGCGCATGAGGCGGCCGAGGACGACTTGGACACAGAGATCTACGAGGAGCTGCGCTCCTATGCCAAGGAGTTCGAGAGCAAAG GCAACAAGCTCCTGGACTTCAGCTACCGCCAGGACGCGGAGAAGGCGCAACGTTTGCTCACCTGCGAGCTGCATTCGTGGTCCAACCAGAGCTGCCTGTCACTGGCCGTGGCGGCGAATCACCGGGCTCTCCTTGCCCACCCCTGTAGTCAGGTCATCCTGGCCGATCTCTGGATGGGCGGCCTACGCACCCGCAAGAATACCAACTTCAAG GTCATCTTGGGCTTGGTGATGCCTTTGTACATCAGGCAGCTGGACTTCAAGTCAAAGGAAGAGCTCCAGCAAATGCCGCAAACCGAGGAGGAGCACTTGGAGAACCAAAACTTGGACAATGACGATTCGGATCGCTCCCAGCCCGATGCCGAG AGCGCCCTTTTAAAAGCCAAAAGATCCATTTCCTTGAGATATAGGATGGGCGCGAACACTTATAATCGCGAAAAG GCTCTATTGGCGGATACTTATTCAGTACGCGATACAAAAGTACACGAAAATGGCAAA GTCAATCTCACTGCTGGAGCGGAAGAACCACCCTCCAAT GTCTCGCTCACTGACTCAGATCCCGCGCAGTTCCGGGAGTTCTTCAACTTGTCGGAGTACAACGAAATCAAGCAGCACCAGCCCCTGCGCCTGAAGAAAAAGTTCCACGAGTTTTACACAGCCCCCATTACCAAGTTCTGGGCTGATTCG ATTGCCTACATGTTCTTTCTGATAATGTTCTCGTTCACGGTTCTGGTCAAGATGGGACCGGTGCCGCGGTGGCAGGAGTGGTATTCGATAGCTTACATCACGACTCTGGGATTCGAGAAGGTTCGCGAAATCATATCCTCGGAGCCAGTGGCCATTAC GCATAAATTTTCTGTGTGGGCGTGGAACATGTGGAACCCGTGCGACGGAGCTGCCATAATACTCTTCCTCATTGGTCTGGCATTCCGCTTCCGCCCCAACACAATGGACATCGGACGAGTCATCTACTGCGTGGACAGCATCTACTGGTATCTGCGCATACTGAACATCCTTGGCGTCAATAAATATCTTG GTCCCCTGGTCACCATGATGGGTAAAATGGTCAAGAACATGATATACTTCGTCGTCCTGTTGGCTGTCGTCCTGATGAGCTTCGGCGTCAGCCGTCAGGCCATACTGTACCCCAACAGCGAGCCAACTTGGCGGCTGATCAGAGAG GTCACCTACCAACCCTACTTCATGCTGTACGGGGAGGTGTTTGCCGACGACATTGACCCTCCCTGCGGCGAGGATCCGCGTCAGCCGGCCTGCGTGACGG GCCATTGGGTGACACCGATAACGATGTCCATGTATCTGTTGATTGCCAATATTCTGTTGATAAATCTGCTCATCGCCGTGTTCAACAATATCTTCAACGAGGTGAACTCGGTGTCACATCAG GTTTGGATGTTCCAGCGATTCACGGTGGTGATGGAGTACCAGCAGAAGCCCGTCCTGCCGCCGCCTTTCATTGCCTTTTGCCATTTCTATTCCCTGCTAAAGTACTGTGTGCGCAAAGCGAAAG GATTGGAGGTGCAGCGGGACAATGGTCTCAAACTGTTCCTGGAGAAGGATGACTTGGAACGACTGTACGACTTTGAGGAGGAATGCGTGGAGGGTTTTTTCCACGAACAGGAAATAATATTGAATCAGTCCACCGACGAGCGGGTGAAGAACACAACGGACCGGGTCGAGACCATGTCCCAGAAAATCGAGGACATCAATCAAAAGGAGAACATACAAACAGCTACTGTGCAG AACATTGAATTTCGTTTGCGGAAGATGGAGGAGTCGTCCGAACAGATACTGTCCCACCTGGCGGTCATACATCGCTTCATGTCTACACACACGGTAGGTACGGATGACATGCGCGGCTCCGCGATAAACATTCCAGCTGAAATCCATCGCATTCGCACCATTTCAATGTCGGATACCGATGGCGGCGGTGGAAGCTCAGGAAATGGAGGGGGCGGTGGTGGAGGCGCTGCAGTGCCGCTTGTTCTAGGTGCCGGCCTGAATGTAAATTCCTTGCAG GTGACCAACCGACGCCGCTTTAATCGCTCTCTAACGGAGGTGCGTCCAGACGCCTACATCCTCGACGAAGGCACCCACTTTGAGGTGGTGCCCTTGCCGGAGGAGCCGGATGAAGTGGTCAAGTCGCGGGAGGCCCTCAACGAGCAGGTCGTGCGGAAGGCATCGATGCAGTCGGAGGCAGACTCGGATATCTATCTGCCGTTATCGCAGCGTCCCTCTACCTGTGAGACGGTGAAGCGCACTCCATATGTTACTGTGCGCCAGGACACGGGGGCCAGCACGGAGAGTAAGGACACCTTGACACCTCTAGGCACCAACGATGACGACCAGACGCTCGTCGGGGGCGACAACTCCGATGATGCGGCCCCGGACATCAACTTTGAGG CTGCCAGGCATCGAGCGCTGCGCCAGCGCACAGTCTCGCTCTGCCGCCGCAACTCGGAGACGTATTCGCTGGCCGGCGCGGACATAAACCGATCGCACATTAGCCTTAACCAGCTGACAATGCTGTCGCGTCGCCAGATGAGCCTGACTCAGTCCGAGCCGGACAGTGACAAGGACGCGCCGCCAGCGGCTGCAGGCAGCACACATCCGG CTTCATTGGATCGCCCCAAGACGGAAATGTCGCGCGCAGAAGCCGCGGCATTACAAGAGAAGAAGCATTTGAAGGAGTGTGAGGAGAACGATTACAGAATACTAGAGGGCCTGTTCGAGGCACGTGGATCCATCGATGCCAGCGCCGAGGCCTTTGAG AGCGTCATATCCGTGGACTACAGCCATCGCTATCCACTGCGTCGAGAGACTGCCGTGGAGCTGTCGCCTTCGAAGCCCTCAGCTGAGGTTGATCTCATGGGGGGCGGCGGAGGTGGCGGAGACAGCAGCGATACAAGTGGAGCAGGTAGCTGCAGTGCCATGGGGGCAGTCTCAAGTGGGTTTCAGCTCAAAAACGAGCGCCCCTGGCAGCGCAACTCCTCAATGGAGCAGCAGACATATCCGTCACCTCTGGTTCCCTCGAGAGCCACAAGCGACTTCCTCAATCCACCCTTCGAAAGCAGCGGACGCCTGTTCAAGAAATCGAGCGAAAGTCTGCAGAAGAACTCCAGTACTGAAACAGACTATTCTGCCCATCCGTATCGCTTCATCAAGCAGAGTTCCAACGAGACGAACACCTCGCTCACCGGCTCCTACAACGTGGACACGCCCTCACTTACTGCGGAGCCCTCTTTGGATGCCTGCGACTCGCATTCGGCGACGGGAATTTCCATAAGCGTTGGTGCTGCTGGCGGAACTGCCGCGCGTTACCAGCCCATTCGCACGACTTCCATTGGCGCGGCCGATGGAAGGCAGCTGCGCGACGAGAGCTCTAGTTCGCTGCAGAGTCCAGAGCTCGGAGTCCAATGCTCGGCGCCAGTGACGATGCAGGCACCGCCAGCTGTACCAACACGCCCGATGCTGCTGAAGAAACAGTTTAGCCTCGACAAGGGCAAGCCACAGCAAGCGCAAATTACTGCAGAGGCTATGGCCATACCAGAATCGGGCTTAGATGCAGCAACTGTTTCCCAGGCCAGGGTCAAACTGATTTCCTCGCTAAAGCCTCAGTCTCATACGAGCAAGCTGGGAATGAACGTACTCAAGGAAAGCAGCTCCAGCACAGAGGGGTCCCGCGATGGCGAAGGCCTGTCCACTACGTCCTCGGCGAAAAACAGCAACCCGGCTCTCTCCATACCGCAGATTAGCACGCATCTGGTGCAAGATGAGATCGCCAAGCTGTCATCCAACATAAAAAGCAGCACTGAATCTGAAAAGGACCCGCCGTATAACGAGACAATGTGTTAG